A genomic segment from Legionella quinlivanii encodes:
- the atpE gene encoding F0F1 ATP synthase subunit C → MQAANLIAQVQGMTVIAVALLIGLGALGTAIGFGLLGGKFLEGSARQPEMVPMLQVKMFIVAGLLDAVTMIGVGIALFFTFANPFLSNLGS, encoded by the coding sequence ATGCAAGCAGCAAATTTAATAGCACAAGTTCAAGGTATGACTGTTATTGCAGTAGCCTTGTTAATCGGTTTAGGTGCTCTGGGTACAGCAATTGGTTTCGGATTGCTGGGTGGCAAATTCCTGGAAGGCTCTGCTCGTCAGCCAGAAATGGTTCCTATGCTTCAGGTTAAAATGTTTATCGTTGCTGGTCTGTTAGATGCGGTAACCATGATTGGTGTTGGTATTGCCCTGTTCTTCACTTTCGCTAATCCATTCTTAAGCAATCTGGGTTCTTGA
- a CDS encoding F0F1 ATP synthase subunit delta, with the protein MPDTVTLARPYAKAIFEHALNEKKLAVWSEYLNLLALLVMNEQSERFINNPATTAAQHSEFLSSLLPSNAGADADALNNLIALLSENRRLMLLPDIMVLFEAERAEHEKTLEVEVFSYSELSDTQQDKLAKALSERLQRKVKLNIVIDKSLIGGAIINAGDLVIDGSVSGRLTTLRTSLAA; encoded by the coding sequence ATGCCAGATACTGTAACCCTTGCAAGACCTTATGCCAAAGCCATATTTGAGCATGCGCTTAATGAAAAAAAGTTGGCGGTCTGGTCTGAATATTTAAATCTATTGGCTTTGCTGGTTATGAATGAGCAAAGCGAACGCTTTATCAATAATCCAGCAACGACTGCTGCTCAGCATAGTGAGTTCCTATCGTCATTGCTTCCTTCCAATGCCGGAGCGGATGCCGATGCGCTGAATAATCTTATTGCTCTTCTGTCAGAAAACAGACGATTAATGTTATTACCAGATATTATGGTTCTGTTTGAAGCTGAGCGCGCCGAGCATGAGAAGACACTTGAAGTTGAAGTTTTCAGCTATTCCGAGTTATCCGATACTCAGCAGGATAAACTGGCTAAGGCATTGAGTGAGCGTCTGCAGCGTAAAGTCAAGTTGAATATTGTAATTGATAAGTCGCTTATTGGCGGCGCAATTATCAATGCCGGGGATTTGGTAATCGATGGTTCGGTTAGTGGTAGATTGACCACGCTTCGTACCA
- the atpB gene encoding F0F1 ATP synthase subunit A, whose protein sequence is MVSSTDYIKHHLTYLTFNVKEMQFGSGGFWTLNLDTLFFSITLGSLVLLMMYFGARRVTTAVPGKLQNFAELMLDFADTQVKDCFHGKNKLIGPLALTIFVWVFLMNFMDIVPVDVLPEAAKLMGVHYLKVVPTNDLNLTFGMSLSVFILILFYSIKIKGIKGFTKELALQPFNKWYFIPVNLVLELVGLIAKPISLALRLFGNLYAGELIFILIALLTLNSMSSVAGTVTLGAAQFLLSLGWSIFHILVITLQAFIFMVLTIVYLSLAHEDH, encoded by the coding sequence ATGGTATCAAGTACAGATTACATTAAACATCATTTAACATATTTGACCTTCAATGTTAAAGAGATGCAGTTCGGTTCGGGTGGTTTCTGGACCTTGAATTTAGACACACTGTTTTTTTCAATTACACTAGGCAGTCTGGTGCTCCTGATGATGTATTTCGGAGCCCGCCGCGTTACTACTGCTGTGCCTGGAAAACTGCAAAACTTTGCCGAACTGATGCTTGACTTTGCAGATACTCAGGTGAAGGATTGTTTCCATGGCAAAAATAAATTGATTGGGCCTTTGGCTCTGACGATATTTGTCTGGGTATTTCTGATGAACTTCATGGATATCGTTCCAGTGGATGTTCTTCCTGAAGCCGCCAAGCTTATGGGGGTACACTATCTGAAAGTCGTACCAACCAATGATTTAAATCTGACCTTTGGTATGTCGCTGTCAGTATTTATTTTGATACTGTTCTACAGCATCAAAATTAAGGGAATAAAAGGGTTTACCAAAGAATTGGCATTGCAGCCGTTCAATAAATGGTACTTCATTCCTGTTAACTTGGTCCTTGAATTGGTTGGCTTAATTGCCAAACCTATTTCTCTGGCATTGCGGTTGTTTGGAAATCTGTATGCGGGCGAATTAATTTTTATTCTAATCGCCCTGCTTACTTTAAACTCCATGTCATCTGTCGCCGGAACGGTAACGCTTGGCGCTGCCCAGTTCCTGTTATCATTGGGATGGTCTATTTTTCATATTTTGGTTATTACGTTACAGGCATTTATTTTCATGGTACTGACTATTGTTTATTTAAGTCTTGCCCATGAGGATCACTAG
- a CDS encoding F0F1 ATP synthase subunit B: protein MEINLTLIVQMLVFAAFVWFTMKFVWPPLAKAMEERQEKIADGLAAAERGRKELELAQHRVKDELKQAKAHSAEIIEKATKRASQLIEEAKEEAKLEAQKQVKLAHEQLQQEINRAKDDLRKQVAQLAVASAEKILRKTIDVQANSALLDNLIEEI from the coding sequence TTGGAAATTAACTTAACACTGATAGTACAAATGCTCGTATTTGCTGCATTTGTATGGTTTACCATGAAATTCGTATGGCCGCCATTAGCCAAGGCGATGGAAGAGCGTCAGGAAAAAATTGCTGATGGTCTTGCAGCAGCCGAGCGTGGACGCAAAGAGCTTGAATTGGCTCAGCACCGTGTGAAAGATGAGCTCAAGCAGGCTAAAGCACATTCTGCTGAAATAATCGAAAAAGCGACCAAAAGAGCCAGTCAACTTATCGAGGAGGCTAAAGAAGAAGCCAAGCTTGAAGCGCAAAAGCAAGTTAAGTTGGCTCACGAACAGTTACAGCAGGAAATCAATCGCGCCAAAGATGATTTGCGCAAGCAAGTAGCTCAACTGGCTGTTGCCAGTGCAGAAAAAATTCTGCGGAAAACGATTGATGTTCAAGCAAACAGTGCCTTGTTAGATAACCTGATTGAAGAGATTTAA